Proteins from a genomic interval of Pseudomonas versuta:
- a CDS encoding AlgP family protein yields MSANKKPVNTPLHLLQQLSGSLLEHLENACSQALADAEKLLAKLEKQRGKAQEKLHKSREKLQDAANAGKSKAQSKAKTAVKELEKLLDTLKDRQTETRTYILQLKRDAQESLKLAQGIGRVKEAVGKALSTRDAKPSSATKKPAVKAPAKTSAKAPAKAAAKPAAKAPAQKPAAARTVKPAAKPVAAKAAAAKPATARTAAAKPAAKPAATKAVAAKAPAKPMAKAPIKVAAKPAAKTAAAKPAAKPGAKPAVAAKAPAKPAAKAPARPAVKKPVAAKPAAAPVKPATAPATASAAPASTQAPVSAATPATTPSSAS; encoded by the coding sequence ATGTCGGCCAACAAGAAGCCTGTTAATACGCCGTTGCACCTGCTCCAACAGCTCTCAGGCAGTCTGCTTGAGCATTTGGAAAACGCTTGTTCTCAAGCGTTGGCTGATGCTGAGAAACTGCTCGCCAAGCTTGAAAAACAGCGCGGAAAAGCTCAGGAAAAGCTGCATAAATCGCGTGAAAAACTGCAGGACGCTGCGAACGCAGGCAAGTCCAAGGCACAGTCCAAAGCTAAAACTGCGGTCAAAGAACTTGAGAAGCTGCTCGATACGCTCAAGGATCGTCAAACCGAAACCCGCACCTACATCCTGCAACTCAAGCGCGATGCGCAGGAAAGCCTGAAGCTGGCCCAAGGTATTGGTCGGGTCAAGGAAGCTGTTGGTAAGGCGTTGTCGACTCGCGATGCCAAGCCCTCATCAGCGACCAAAAAGCCGGCAGTAAAAGCTCCTGCAAAAACATCTGCCAAGGCACCGGCCAAAGCAGCCGCCAAGCCTGCAGCCAAAGCGCCTGCGCAAAAGCCGGCAGCGGCCCGGACGGTGAAACCTGCGGCCAAACCTGTTGCAGCCAAAGCCGCTGCGGCCAAGCCCGCGACCGCCAGGACTGCTGCTGCGAAACCTGCCGCCAAGCCTGCAGCGACCAAAGCAGTTGCGGCTAAAGCGCCAGCCAAGCCGATGGCAAAAGCCCCGATCAAGGTTGCTGCCAAGCCAGCTGCAAAAACCGCTGCAGCCAAGCCGGCGGCCAAACCCGGCGCCAAGCCTGCCGTAGCCGCCAAAGCACCGGCCAAGCCTGCAGCCAAAGCGCCCGCCCGCCCGGCCGTTAAAAAGCCTGTGGCCGCCAAGCCGGCAGCCGCACCTGTCAAACCGGCTACAGCGCCAGCTACTGCTTCCGCAGCCCCTGCGTCTACGCAGGCTCCGGTATCAGCAGCAACCCCGGCTACAACCCCCTCCAGCGCTTCCTAA
- a CDS encoding FKBP-type peptidyl-prolyl cis-trans isomerase, producing the protein MPRYVFLTLLCLSPLAHAATMPSADAAHDLSYSMGASLGERLREEVPELQLQALIEGLRTAYQGQPLALSDERIEQILTLHQAQSSQAQPQSEMALGAERDFLLKEKQLPQARELADGIVLLELKHGTGAKPGAQDSVYVNYVGRLPDGTVFDQSTQPQWFRLDSVIAGWRSALVQMPVGAKWRLAIPSSQAYGTEGAGDLIAPYTPLVFEIELIDIRK; encoded by the coding sequence ATGCCGCGTTACGTTTTTTTAACCTTATTGTGCCTTTCACCTTTGGCCCATGCGGCCACGATGCCAAGCGCCGACGCTGCCCACGACCTGTCTTACAGCATGGGCGCAAGCCTGGGCGAGCGTCTGCGTGAAGAAGTCCCCGAGCTGCAACTTCAGGCATTGATCGAGGGCTTGCGCACAGCGTACCAAGGTCAACCGCTGGCCCTGAGTGATGAGCGTATCGAGCAGATCTTGACCCTGCATCAGGCCCAAAGCTCCCAGGCCCAACCGCAGAGTGAAATGGCTCTCGGCGCCGAACGTGATTTTTTGTTGAAGGAAAAACAGCTACCACAGGCTCGTGAGCTGGCTGACGGCATCGTCCTGCTAGAGCTCAAGCACGGCACGGGCGCCAAACCCGGCGCGCAGGATTCGGTGTATGTGAACTATGTGGGCCGTCTGCCGGATGGGACAGTCTTCGACCAAAGCACCCAACCTCAATGGTTTCGCCTGGACAGCGTTATCGCAGGTTGGCGCAGTGCGCTGGTCCAGATGCCGGTCGGCGCGAAGTGGCGACTGGCAATACCTTCAAGTCAGGCTTACGGCACAGAGGGCGCAGGCGATTTGATCGCCCCCTACACACCCCTGGTGTTTGAAATCGAGCTGATCGATATCAGGAAATGA
- a CDS encoding Rsd/AlgQ family anti-sigma factor, translated as MLESCKNAQERFNGVHKLIDRWLQEREELIEAYDAVKLEQMTSNPKRKLQKDFCAILVDYVSAGHFEIYAELAEEAKAFNDLRALEFAQDIYPRIDVSTEAALAFHERCGKDHDPACEILAAKFKELDALLSERFELEDCLIEVLHNAHKQNEEVQAIEA; from the coding sequence ATGCTCGAGAGTTGCAAGAATGCTCAGGAACGTTTCAATGGCGTCCACAAGCTGATTGACCGCTGGCTACAAGAGCGCGAAGAACTTATCGAGGCGTATGACGCCGTCAAGCTTGAGCAAATGACTTCGAACCCCAAGCGCAAACTCCAGAAGGACTTTTGTGCAATTTTGGTGGACTACGTCTCTGCAGGGCATTTTGAGATTTATGCGGAGCTCGCCGAAGAAGCCAAAGCCTTTAACGACTTGCGGGCACTTGAATTCGCCCAAGACATCTACCCGCGCATCGATGTCAGTACTGAAGCCGCTTTGGCCTTCCATGAGCGCTGTGGCAAAGACCACGACCCGGCCTGTGAAATCCTCGCGGCAAAATTCAAAGAACTGGATGCTCTGCTTAGCGAGCGTTTCGAACTCGAAGACTGCCTGATTGAAGTCCTGCACAACGCGCACAAGCAGAACGAAGAAGTGCAAGCCATCGAGGCTTAG
- a CDS encoding disulfide bond formation protein B — protein sequence MFLACSRFIFLLVFLAGALTLGASLFLEYGVGLEPCLLCQVQRCFLLGLCLVNLMGYVHGPRRAGMRCYSIASMLFALGGAASALRQVLMQRLAPEQLMFCQPDLARIWRDLSLNEIVSMIYRGNDVCAQISWTVFDLSIPELSLLAFVGLSIPGGFQVIRSIYSRKPRAPATRGSS from the coding sequence ATGTTCCTGGCATGCTCACGGTTCATTTTTCTTTTGGTGTTTCTTGCCGGCGCCCTGACCTTGGGCGCTTCGTTGTTTCTGGAATACGGGGTGGGGCTTGAACCTTGCCTGCTATGCCAGGTGCAGCGCTGCTTCTTGCTGGGATTATGCCTCGTTAACCTGATGGGCTATGTGCATGGCCCGCGTCGTGCAGGCATGCGGTGCTACTCCATTGCATCCATGCTGTTTGCCCTGGGAGGCGCTGCGAGCGCACTGAGGCAGGTGCTGATGCAACGTCTGGCTCCCGAACAGTTGATGTTCTGCCAGCCCGATCTGGCCCGTATCTGGCGCGACCTGTCCCTGAATGAAATCGTCTCGATGATCTATCGGGGAAACGATGTGTGCGCGCAGATTAGCTGGACTGTGTTTGACCTGAGCATTCCCGAGCTAAGCCTGCTGGCCTTTGTCGGCTTGAGTATTCCTGGCGGCTTTCAGGTCATTCGCTCGATTTACTCTCGCAAACCACGTGCGCCTGCGACCCGGGGTAGCAGTTAG
- a CDS encoding heme biosynthesis protein HemY translates to MRRFYVIVFLLIAAAACIGLAIAEDSGYVLIAYKSFRYESSLWATLALLVVLWLVIWGIKLLVELVTASTGLVNPWSRRNRSRRTQIAIEQGQIDLAEGRWASAQKHLARAAEAERQPLLYYLGAARAANELGHYEESDNLLERALERQPQAELAIALSHAQLQMDRADTEGALTTLQAMHERHPHNAQVLRQLQRLHQQRGDWTALIRLLPELRKDKVLPANELAELERRAWGKNLSFAARRETEGEAGLQSLQRAWQQLTSAQRQEPALVLAYAEQLRQLGAQTEAEEVLRGALKRNYDSHLVRLYGLLRGSDPVKQLQTAEGWLKAHSDDPGLLLTLGRLCLQNSLWGKARDYLESSLKIERNPEACAELARLLAQLGDTTRSNQLFQEGLNLLDERLLALPLPATAISL, encoded by the coding sequence ATGAGACGCTTTTATGTGATTGTGTTTTTGTTGATTGCAGCTGCGGCCTGCATCGGCCTGGCAATCGCCGAAGACTCGGGCTACGTGTTGATCGCCTACAAAAGCTTCCGCTACGAATCCAGTTTGTGGGCCACTTTGGCGCTGCTGGTGGTGCTGTGGCTAGTGATCTGGGGTATCAAGCTGCTGGTCGAGCTGGTGACAGCGTCTACCGGTCTGGTCAATCCCTGGTCGCGGCGTAACCGCAGCCGTCGCACCCAGATTGCTATCGAGCAAGGGCAAATTGACCTCGCTGAGGGGCGATGGGCCAGTGCGCAGAAGCACCTGGCGCGCGCGGCTGAAGCCGAGCGTCAGCCTTTGCTCTACTACCTCGGGGCGGCTCGGGCAGCCAACGAGTTGGGGCATTACGAAGAGAGCGACAACTTGCTGGAACGGGCCCTGGAGCGTCAGCCTCAGGCCGAGCTGGCCATTGCACTGAGTCATGCCCAGTTGCAGATGGACCGCGCCGACACTGAAGGTGCACTGACCACTTTGCAGGCCATGCACGAGCGCCATCCACACAATGCCCAGGTGTTGCGCCAGTTACAGCGTTTGCATCAGCAGCGTGGCGACTGGACGGCACTGATCCGCTTGCTGCCAGAGTTACGCAAAGACAAGGTGCTGCCGGCTAACGAGCTGGCGGAACTTGAGCGTCGCGCCTGGGGCAAGAATCTGAGCTTTGCTGCTCGGCGCGAGACCGAGGGTGAAGCAGGGCTGCAATCGCTTCAGCGTGCCTGGCAGCAACTGACGTCTGCTCAGCGTCAGGAGCCGGCACTGGTGTTGGCATATGCTGAGCAATTGCGCCAGCTGGGTGCCCAGACCGAGGCTGAAGAAGTCTTGCGTGGAGCGCTCAAGCGCAACTACGACAGCCATCTTGTACGTCTTTATGGCCTGCTGCGGGGCAGCGATCCGGTCAAGCAGTTGCAGACTGCAGAAGGCTGGCTCAAGGCCCACTCCGATGACCCCGGTTTATTGCTGACGTTAGGTCGCTTGTGCCTGCAAAACAGTCTGTGGGGCAAGGCACGGGACTACCTTGAGAGCAGCCTTAAAATTGAACGCAACCCTGAGGCGTGTGCCGAACTGGCACGACTGTTGGCGCAGCTGGGGGACACGACGCGTAGCAATCAGTTGTTTCAGGAGGGATTGAACCTGCTGGATGAGCGGTTGCTGGCCCTGCCTCTACCCGCTACGGCCATTAGCCTTTAA
- a CDS encoding uroporphyrinogen-III C-methyltransferase, translated as MSETVVPKEHVQPAPQAPVQKPVTTPDRRGNGLAVVALLLGAAGVAVGGWGVWQVRHLQTNTEQQLGEVQALAAQTLSIKQTEQVLLTRLNQLPSASELDNQRQLVVQLQGDQQRMNQRLETVLGASRKDWRLAEAEHLLRLASLRLSALQDISSAQALVQGADDIFREQNDPGSFAAREQLAKSLTALRSVEQPDRTGLFLQLGALRDQVAHLNALAPQYKDAGDSLLGLTADGDGASRWAQWWDEISHYIRIDFNADKNVRPLLAGQSLTQVRLALSLALEQAQWAALNGQEPVYTQALAQAQEVLKGNFNPDNAQSQKILEQVVELSKQPVTVKTPDLAGTLSAVQAYLERRNVNADEPGKAAANPAQETSP; from the coding sequence GTGAGCGAAACAGTCGTGCCAAAAGAACACGTGCAACCGGCGCCGCAAGCGCCGGTTCAAAAGCCGGTTACGACGCCAGATCGTCGGGGCAATGGTCTGGCCGTGGTTGCACTGCTGCTGGGTGCTGCCGGTGTTGCCGTCGGCGGTTGGGGTGTCTGGCAGGTGCGTCACCTGCAAACCAACACCGAACAACAACTGGGTGAAGTCCAGGCCTTGGCTGCGCAAACACTGTCGATCAAGCAGACCGAGCAGGTGTTGCTGACGCGCCTTAACCAGTTGCCATCTGCCAGCGAGCTGGATAACCAGCGCCAACTGGTGGTGCAGTTGCAAGGTGATCAGCAGCGTATGAATCAGCGCCTTGAGACGGTTCTGGGTGCAAGCCGCAAGGACTGGCGTCTGGCCGAGGCCGAACACTTGCTGCGCCTGGCCAGCCTGCGTTTGTCGGCATTGCAGGACATCAGCAGTGCCCAAGCGCTGGTGCAGGGCGCCGATGATATTTTTCGCGAGCAGAATGACCCCGGCTCTTTCGCCGCACGTGAACAACTGGCCAAAAGCCTGACCGCATTGCGCAGCGTAGAGCAGCCTGACCGTACCGGCTTGTTCCTGCAGCTGGGGGCCTTGCGTGACCAAGTAGCACACCTCAACGCATTGGCCCCGCAATACAAGGATGCAGGCGATTCACTGCTGGGTCTTACGGCCGATGGCGATGGCGCGAGCCGTTGGGCGCAATGGTGGGACGAAATCTCGCACTACATTCGCATCGATTTCAACGCAGATAAAAATGTCCGGCCGCTGCTGGCGGGCCAGAGCCTGACCCAAGTGCGTCTGGCCTTGAGCCTGGCGCTGGAGCAGGCCCAATGGGCGGCCTTGAACGGCCAGGAGCCGGTTTACACCCAGGCTTTGGCGCAAGCCCAGGAAGTGCTCAAGGGCAATTTCAATCCGGATAATGCGCAAAGCCAAAAAATTCTCGAACAAGTGGTTGAGCTGAGCAAGCAACCGGTCACGGTGAAGACGCCGGACCTTGCTGGCACCTTGAGTGCGGTGCAGGCCTATCTTGAGCGTCGAAACGTGAATGCTGATGAGCCGGGCAAGGCGGCTGCCAACCCGGCTCAGGAGACCAGCCCATGA
- a CDS encoding uroporphyrinogen-III synthase: MTGWRLLLTRPAEESAALASELAAAGIFSSSLPLLEIQPLGLTDEQRELIIHLDRYCAVIVVSKPAARLGLELVKQYWPHAPAQKWFSVGAATAQILTDYGLDVSYPQCGDDSEALLALPVFTRAIECAEPRVLIMRGVGGREMLADRLRGLGAEVDYLELYRRALPSYPAQELPERVRVERLNGLVVSSGQGFEHLRHLSGLAWPRLARLPLFVPSPRVAEIARSAGAKNVVDCRGASATALLAALREHPVPAF; the protein is encoded by the coding sequence GTGACAGGCTGGCGCTTGTTGCTCACCCGGCCCGCCGAAGAGTCGGCAGCGCTGGCGAGCGAGCTGGCTGCTGCCGGCATTTTCAGCAGCAGCTTGCCCCTGTTGGAGATCCAGCCCCTTGGGCTGACAGATGAACAACGGGAGCTGATTATCCACCTTGACCGCTATTGCGCGGTGATTGTGGTCAGCAAGCCCGCGGCGCGCCTGGGGCTGGAGCTGGTCAAGCAGTACTGGCCGCACGCACCCGCTCAAAAGTGGTTCAGTGTCGGCGCTGCCACCGCGCAGATTCTCACCGACTATGGCCTTGATGTTAGCTACCCTCAATGCGGTGATGACAGCGAAGCCCTGTTGGCGCTGCCGGTGTTCACCCGGGCAATTGAATGCGCTGAGCCCCGGGTCCTGATCATGCGGGGCGTAGGTGGTAGAGAGATGCTGGCTGACCGCCTGCGTGGCCTGGGAGCCGAGGTCGACTACCTTGAACTCTATCGTCGAGCGTTACCGTCATACCCGGCGCAGGAACTGCCCGAGCGGGTCAGAGTGGAACGCCTGAACGGTCTGGTGGTCAGCAGTGGGCAGGGTTTTGAACATTTACGTCACTTGTCAGGTCTTGCCTGGCCCCGGTTGGCACGTTTACCGTTGTTTGTTCCAAGCCCTCGGGTTGCCGAGATCGCGCGCAGCGCAGGGGCTAAAAACGTTGTGGATTGTCGTGGTGCAAGTGCCACGGCTTTGCTGGCGGCGCTACGGGAGCATCCCGTACCTGCTTTCTAA
- the hemC gene encoding hydroxymethylbilane synthase produces MSSREIRIATRKSALALWQAEYVKARLEQAHPALVVTLVPMVSRGDKLLDSPLSKIGGKGLFVKELETALLENEADIAVHSMKDVPMDFPEGLGLFCICEREDPRDAFVSNTFASLDDLPLGSVVGTSSLRRQAQLLTRRPDLQIRFLRGNVNTRLAKLDAGEYDAIILAAAGLIRLGFENRITSAISIEHSLPAGGQGAVGIECRSADSEIHALLAPLHHADTAVRVTAERALNKHLNGGCQVPIACYAVLEGEQVWLRGLVGDPSGGLLLSADARGLQSAATELGIQVAEQLLAQGAGDILKAVYGEAGHE; encoded by the coding sequence ATGTCCTCTCGCGAAATCCGCATCGCTACCCGTAAAAGCGCCCTGGCTCTGTGGCAGGCCGAATACGTCAAAGCCCGTTTAGAACAGGCTCACCCGGCTCTTGTGGTGACGCTGGTGCCCATGGTCAGTCGTGGCGACAAGCTGCTGGACTCGCCGCTGTCGAAAATCGGCGGCAAAGGTCTGTTCGTCAAAGAGCTTGAAACGGCTCTGCTCGAAAACGAAGCTGACATCGCCGTACATTCGATGAAAGACGTGCCCATGGACTTCCCTGAAGGTCTGGGCCTGTTTTGCATTTGCGAGCGCGAAGACCCGCGCGATGCCTTTGTCTCCAATACCTTTGCCAGTCTCGACGATTTGCCTCTAGGCAGCGTTGTCGGCACCTCGAGCCTGCGCCGCCAGGCCCAGCTTTTAACCCGTCGTCCGGATCTTCAAATCCGCTTCCTGCGCGGTAACGTCAACACCCGTCTGGCCAAGCTGGATGCCGGTGAGTACGACGCCATCATCCTTGCCGCCGCTGGCCTGATTCGCTTGGGCTTTGAGAATCGCATTACCTCGGCGATCAGCATCGAGCACAGTCTGCCTGCCGGAGGCCAGGGTGCAGTCGGTATTGAGTGCCGCAGCGCCGACAGCGAAATTCACGCCTTGCTGGCCCCCTTGCACCACGCGGATACCGCCGTGCGCGTCACCGCCGAGCGTGCACTGAACAAGCATTTGAACGGTGGCTGTCAGGTGCCGATTGCATGCTATGCCGTACTCGAGGGCGAGCAAGTCTGGCTGCGTGGACTGGTCGGTGACCCCAGTGGCGGTCTGCTCCTGAGTGCCGACGCCCGCGGGCTGCAAAGCGCCGCAACCGAGCTGGGGATTCAAGTGGCCGAGCAGCTTCTGGCCCAAGGCGCCGGGGATATCCTCAAAGCCGTCTATGGTGAGGCAGGTCACGAGTGA
- a CDS encoding LytR/AlgR family response regulator transcription factor: MNVLIVDDEPLAREHLSDVLRKLGGYTLLEPGASHGEEALSLIENLKPDVVLLDIRLPGLDGLQVAAKLCERELPPSVVFCVAPDEFSLQALQESGVSYVIKPATAEALGAALKDAHRPNRVQLAALTRPAAQTGSGPRSHISARTRKGIELIPIDQVIYFIADHKYVTLRHEGGEVLLDEPLKALEDEFGERFVRIHRNALVARDRIERLQRTPLGHFQLFLRGLNGDALIVSRRHVAGVRKMMQQL, from the coding sequence ATGAATGTCCTGATCGTTGATGACGAACCCTTGGCCCGCGAGCACTTAAGCGATGTGCTGCGTAAGCTTGGCGGTTACACGTTACTGGAGCCTGGCGCCTCTCATGGTGAAGAGGCATTGAGCCTGATCGAAAACCTAAAGCCGGATGTCGTTTTGCTCGATATTCGCTTGCCAGGTCTCGACGGGCTGCAGGTTGCAGCCAAATTATGCGAGCGCGAACTACCGCCCTCGGTGGTGTTTTGCGTGGCACCAGACGAATTTTCACTGCAGGCCCTGCAAGAGAGCGGCGTCAGCTACGTAATCAAGCCGGCAACCGCCGAGGCTCTGGGCGCGGCCCTGAAAGACGCGCACCGGCCTAACCGCGTTCAACTGGCTGCACTCACCCGGCCTGCCGCGCAAACCGGCAGCGGCCCGCGCAGTCACATCAGTGCCAGAACCCGAAAAGGCATTGAGCTGATCCCCATCGACCAGGTGATTTACTTTATTGCTGACCACAAGTACGTGACATTGCGTCACGAAGGCGGCGAAGTCCTGCTCGATGAACCGCTCAAGGCTCTCGAAGACGAGTTTGGCGAACGCTTTGTACGCATTCACCGTAATGCACTGGTTGCGCGTGACCGGATCGAACGCTTGCAGCGGACGCCGCTGGGACACTTCCAGCTGTTTCTAAGGGGGCTGAACGGCGATGCACTGATAGTCAGCCGCCGTCATGTTGCCGGCGTGCGCAAAATGATGCAGCAACTCTAA
- the argH gene encoding argininosuccinate lyase, which yields MSTDKTNQSWGGRFSEPVDAFVARFTASVTFDQRLYRHDIMGSVAHATMLAKVGVLTDAERDSIIEGLKTIQSEIEAGTFDWRIDLEDVHMNIEARLTDRIGVTGKKLHTGRSRNDQVATDIRLWLRDEIDVILAEITRLQKGLLEQAEREAETIMPGFTHLQTAQPVTFGHHMLAWFEMLSRDYERLVDCRKRTNRMPLGSAALAGTTYPIDRELTAQLLGFDAVGGNSLDNVSDRDFAIEFCAAASIAMMHLSRFSEELVLWTSAQFQFIDLPDRFCTGSSIMPQKKNPDVPELVRGKSGRVFGALMGLLTLMKGQPLAYNKDNQEDKEPLFDAADTLRDSLRAFADMIPAIKPKHAIMREAALRGFSTATDLADYLVRRGLPFRDCHEIVGHAVKYGVETGKDLAEMSLEELRQFSDQIEDDVFAVLTLEGSVNARDHIGGTAPAQVKAAVVRGKALLASR from the coding sequence ATGAGCACCGACAAGACCAATCAGTCCTGGGGCGGCCGCTTCAGTGAACCCGTCGACGCCTTCGTTGCGCGCTTCACTGCCTCCGTCACTTTCGACCAGCGCCTTTATCGTCACGACATCATGGGCTCCGTGGCCCACGCCACAATGCTGGCCAAGGTCGGCGTACTGACTGATGCCGAGCGTGACAGCATCATCGAAGGCCTGAAAACCATCCAGAGCGAAATCGAAGCCGGCACCTTTGACTGGCGCATCGACCTGGAAGACGTGCACATGAACATCGAGGCGCGCCTGACCGACCGCATCGGCGTAACCGGCAAAAAACTGCACACCGGGCGTAGCCGTAACGATCAGGTAGCCACCGACATACGCTTGTGGCTGCGCGACGAGATTGACGTAATCCTGGCTGAAATCACTCGCCTGCAAAAAGGTCTGCTGGAGCAAGCCGAGCGCGAAGCCGAAACCATCATGCCCGGCTTCACGCACCTGCAAACCGCCCAGCCAGTGACATTCGGTCACCACATGCTGGCATGGTTCGAGATGCTGAGCCGCGACTACGAGCGTCTGGTCGACTGCCGCAAGCGCACTAACCGCATGCCTCTGGGCAGCGCGGCACTGGCCGGCACCACCTACCCGATCGACCGCGAGCTCACTGCTCAGTTGCTCGGTTTTGATGCCGTAGGCGGCAACTCGCTGGACAACGTATCCGATCGCGATTTCGCCATCGAATTCTGCGCGGCGGCCAGCATTGCGATGATGCACTTGTCGCGGTTTTCCGAAGAGCTGGTGCTATGGACCAGCGCCCAGTTCCAGTTCATCGATCTGCCAGACCGTTTCTGCACCGGCAGCTCGATCATGCCGCAAAAGAAAAACCCGGACGTGCCAGAGCTGGTTCGTGGCAAAAGCGGCCGCGTTTTCGGCGCACTGATGGGCCTGTTGACCCTGATGAAAGGCCAGCCACTGGCCTACAACAAGGACAACCAGGAAGACAAGGAACCGCTGTTCGACGCCGCTGACACCTTGCGCGACTCGTTGCGTGCATTTGCAGACATGATCCCTGCGATCAAGCCCAAGCACGCGATCATGCGTGAAGCGGCGTTGCGCGGTTTCTCCACCGCCACCGACCTGGCCGACTACCTGGTTCGCCGCGGCCTGCCGTTCCGTGATTGCCACGAAATTGTCGGCCACGCCGTGAAGTATGGCGTTGAAACCGGCAAGGACCTGGCTGAAATGAGCCTCGAAGAACTGCGCCAGTTCAGCGATCAGATCGAAGACGACGTCTTTGCTGTACTGACCCTCGAAGGGTCGGTCAATGCGCGCGACCATATCGGCGGCACTGCCCCTGCACAGGTCAAGGCCGCGGTTGTTCGTGGCAAGGCGTTGCTGGCCAGTCGCTAA
- a CDS encoding glutathione S-transferase family protein: MIKLYGFAVSNYYNMVKLALLEKGVPFEEVPFFAGQTPEALAISPRGKIPVLGVDQGFINETSVILEYLEQTQPGKKLLPTDPFERAQALALAKEIELYIELPARACYGEAFFGMSVPEAIKDKTRVELVEGVAALGRHGKFAPYLAGYTLSLADIYFLYSINQACAVGHKLYGLDLLAEQPAARALLERLEKNPHVQQIAADKDAAMPQFLAWISSKK, encoded by the coding sequence ATGATCAAGCTTTATGGATTCGCAGTCAGCAACTACTACAACATGGTCAAGCTGGCGCTGCTGGAAAAGGGCGTCCCATTCGAGGAGGTCCCGTTTTTTGCCGGACAAACCCCCGAGGCGCTTGCGATCAGCCCGCGCGGCAAGATTCCGGTGCTGGGCGTCGATCAGGGTTTCATCAACGAAACCAGCGTAATTCTCGAATATCTGGAGCAGACTCAGCCGGGGAAAAAACTGCTGCCTACTGACCCGTTTGAACGCGCCCAGGCCTTGGCGCTGGCCAAGGAAATCGAGTTGTATATCGAGTTGCCGGCACGTGCCTGCTATGGCGAGGCCTTTTTCGGCATGTCAGTGCCCGAGGCGATCAAGGACAAAACCCGGGTCGAGCTGGTAGAGGGTGTTGCTGCACTCGGTCGACATGGCAAATTCGCACCTTATCTGGCCGGGTATACCCTGAGCCTTGCGGACATTTACTTTCTGTACAGCATCAACCAGGCCTGTGCGGTAGGCCACAAACTCTACGGTCTGGATTTATTGGCAGAACAGCCGGCGGCCCGGGCGCTGCTGGAGCGCCTGGAGAAAAATCCCCACGTGCAGCAGATTGCGGCCGATAAGGACGCAGCCATGCCGCAGTTTCTGGCGTGGATCAGCAGTAAGAAATAA